A window from Lactiplantibacillus pentosus encodes these proteins:
- a CDS encoding DUF3284 domain-containing protein, whose amino-acid sequence MQIKLTLNAPVDYLYQQLIDSARADIQQQTGRPAPRQSLQGYEYAKQWSNGLTGQLKITHAQPGVHYAYELETPRDHYGVDYQFATTDDGQQTVLEYAETFLGKDRKTNANNKLGVLFLGWFRKRRFKKMMTQMAASYGQ is encoded by the coding sequence ATGCAGATTAAATTAACTTTGAATGCCCCAGTGGATTATTTATACCAACAGTTGATCGATTCCGCGCGCGCTGATATTCAGCAGCAAACTGGACGACCAGCACCACGTCAGAGTCTTCAAGGCTACGAATATGCAAAACAGTGGTCTAACGGTCTGACTGGTCAATTGAAGATCACCCACGCACAGCCGGGTGTCCATTACGCCTACGAACTAGAGACGCCGCGTGACCATTACGGGGTCGACTACCAATTCGCGACAACTGACGATGGTCAGCAAACCGTCTTAGAATACGCTGAAACCTTCCTCGGTAAAGATCGGAAGACTAATGCCAACAATAAGCTTGGCGTCCTCTTCCTGGGCTGGTTCCGCAAACGCCGCTTTAAGAAAATGATGACGCAAATGGCTGCTAGTTATGGGCAGTAA
- a CDS encoding PTS sugar transporter subunit IIC, protein MNGFNVFMEKHIVPFAVKLNEQRHVAAIRDAFMYTFPITMAASLVILINNLVFSKTGFIAQILFLPKFFPHLENAQKLLTSVTNGTMNILSIFIAYLVARNLAKYFKADDMLVGMTGIACFMILYSPSIVKDGVTYLPTTYLGAQGLFVAMIVGGLVGEFLPRLTKIKKMQIKMPEMVPPAVARSFNGLIPIVIMIMLFSMLNYGLSLISPQGINDIIYKSIQTPLTHIGVNLFGVIIIAIVQNLLWLVGIHGPNTLNALRSIIFTEADLKNQTFINAHGTAWGVPNRATWSVLNDVFANMGGSGMTLGLIIAIFLVSRRKDYREIAKLALVPGLFNINEPLMFGLPIVLNPIMAIPFVLTPVINILVGYTVTVIFNWIPTPAFGLTWTTPGPLMPFLGTGGNWLGLIIGFLCLGISVLTYMPFVLAANKMMASDSQSDKNTQDAADGSTAEAAKA, encoded by the coding sequence ATGAACGGTTTTAACGTGTTTATGGAAAAACACATTGTACCATTTGCGGTTAAGTTGAACGAGCAACGGCACGTTGCAGCGATTCGGGATGCTTTCATGTATACATTTCCAATCACAATGGCTGCCTCGTTAGTTATTTTAATTAATAATTTGGTCTTTTCCAAAACAGGGTTTATTGCACAAATTCTATTTTTACCCAAATTTTTCCCACATTTGGAAAATGCGCAGAAGTTATTGACTTCGGTGACTAACGGGACCATGAATATTTTGTCGATTTTCATTGCCTATTTAGTTGCGCGGAATCTAGCAAAATATTTTAAGGCGGACGACATGTTAGTAGGGATGACGGGGATTGCCTGCTTCATGATTTTATACTCACCATCGATCGTTAAAGATGGCGTTACTTATCTACCAACAACCTACTTAGGTGCCCAAGGGTTATTTGTGGCAATGATTGTAGGTGGCTTAGTTGGTGAATTTTTGCCGCGCTTAACGAAGATTAAAAAGATGCAGATCAAGATGCCTGAAATGGTTCCGCCGGCAGTTGCGCGGTCCTTCAACGGGCTCATTCCAATCGTTATTATGATTATGTTGTTCTCTATGCTGAACTATGGCTTATCACTAATTTCACCACAAGGTATCAATGATATTATTTATAAATCAATTCAAACACCTTTGACCCATATTGGCGTTAACCTGTTTGGGGTTATCATCATCGCTATTGTTCAAAATCTCTTGTGGTTAGTTGGGATTCACGGTCCGAATACATTAAACGCTTTACGTTCCATTATCTTTACTGAAGCTGATTTGAAGAATCAAACGTTTATTAACGCTCACGGGACGGCATGGGGTGTTCCCAACCGTGCGACCTGGAGTGTGTTAAATGATGTTTTTGCGAACATGGGTGGTAGCGGGATGACCCTTGGTTTGATTATTGCCATCTTCCTGGTTTCACGGCGTAAAGATTATCGTGAAATTGCCAAACTAGCGTTGGTACCAGGGTTGTTCAACATTAATGAGCCATTGATGTTTGGGTTACCAATCGTCTTGAACCCAATTATGGCGATTCCATTTGTTTTAACACCAGTCATCAATATCTTGGTTGGTTATACGGTGACCGTTATCTTTAATTGGATACCAACACCGGCCTTTGGATTGACATGGACGACGCCTGGACCGCTGATGCCGTTCTTAGGAACAGGTGGTAACTGGCTTGGTCTGATTATTGGTTTTCTTTGTTTAGGAATTTCTGTATTAACGTACATGCCGTTTGTTCTGGCCGCGAATAAGATGATGGCTTCGGATAGCCAGTCTGACAAAAATACGCAGGATGCAGCAGACGGTAGTACGGCAGAAGCAGCTAAGGCGTAA